In the Bos taurus isolate L1 Dominette 01449 registration number 42190680 breed Hereford chromosome 21, ARS-UCD2.0, whole genome shotgun sequence genome, one interval contains:
- the CEP170B gene encoding centrosomal protein of 170 kDa protein B isoform X4 — translation MSAKMSVTSWFLVSSSGTRHRLPRELIFVGRDECELMLQSRSVDKQHAVINYDQDRDEHWVKDLGSLNGTFVNDVRIPDQRYVTLKLNDVIRFGYDPNMYVLERVQHRVPEEALRHEKYTSQLQVSVKTPAPKRAEAVPEQAPYCEASTPRPERGDRRPGPEAATYRTPLYGQPSWWGEDDGGSLPEDRHQDEPCPERPKDLAQQDGDLTGTPAGFRAPSEPQIYSFRREPSYFEIPTKETPPPRPPEAPVHEAPTRDAEPGGGGAGPVQSHACFTIEFDDCSPGKLKIKDHVTKFLRQRRPPGKEATPVEVVSAETKVADWLVQNDPSLLPRAGPGDDRHSTKSDLPVHARTLKGHKHEDGTQSDSEDPLAKVAGAPGVPAEASGEQARLQRQIKRDPQELLHNQQAFVIEFFDEDTPRKKRSQSFTHTPPGDPRLDRRRGPGPADRDRPAAPAPARGTGSSSGPQRAGSLKREKTEERLGSPSPATRAAARPFGSVGRRSRLAQDFAAQCLRDSSPAARPGPEKVPPTLPAPLTPRGASPAASSPPPPPPADPQVTKARKQEEDDSLSDAGTYTIETDAQDQEVEEARKMIDQVFGVLESPELSRASSAAFRPVIRGDREELGDGMAHRMALLQEFASRPAGVTPQVELQGLPVPGSPGGQKWVSRWASLADSYSDPGLSEDGPGHRAAELEGIPPMRPRRLLPQLPSDRADSPAGPEVARRSGPGPPEVGSEQAGLLLGQEDLEPDSLSDASGSDGGPGPEPGGGPQEERRRSPQEGPAWTRGRRSPRGPGEPAPTSFFISDPSADAALPRKAPVAPGQVEGPGRAQPSAPAPAPAPAPAHDSKYVSTSGRMVIQLQTTGKPPELEGPAPAPTKEALAFVRQESFTKEPASGPAVPGQLPQIPSHPLLQDLATTRAARMDLHSQDTHLILKETETALAALEARLLSKSFEEPEGGVGSAPGPPEDSLSGDSDVDTASTVSLLSGKNGPSPTGSQPSGLQREKPPSPPAAQDLGGVSLSSARERLSEKQRRPLGPVDTGHGEPARRLAARRGHGPRGSPDWPAEDRDSSLAHPPSADTVTSDHETPGATGAARPGTRRKPMAPPPPTTAAREEQGRGSAGVQKSQQALTRSNSLSTPRATRASRLRRARLGDASDTEAADGERGPPANQEPAGRPAAEQAKKLSRLDILAMPRKRAGSFTGPSDSEAAPTRAGFSGRSVELYCPGRKPTTMAEARPTARKATNAAAVPRQPFSRARPGSARYSSPNTRRRQQGSDCTSTSEEEYGSHHGSPKHTRSHASTATQTPRAGGSGRARPRAPGLRDTDDEGEEPDPYGFIVQTAEIAEIARARPGRSPQGPAFSPTGCRLSQTLVKDVATLAREIHDVAGDGDSPGSPGPARSPSLNNVPSTPASTISAREEVIFDNLMLNPVSQLSQAIRENTEHLAEKMKILFQNSGRAWEDLEARINAENEVPILKTSNKEISSILKELRRVQKQLEVINAIVDPSGNLDLLTGNRGPVGSAQVGRARPAAPGLCSPSSALPPRSFPQRTSCGTPGLPDPPLRPDFLPDAERFLI, via the exons ATGAGCGCCAAGATGAGCGTCACCTCGTGGTTCCTGGTGAGCAGCAGCGGCACCCGCCACCGGCTCCCCCGAGAGCTCATCTTCGTGGGACGAGACGAGTGTGAGCTCATGCTGCAG TCCCGCAGCGTGGACAAGCAGCATGCTGTCATTAACTACGACCAGGACAGGGACGAGCACTGGGTGAAGGACCTGGGCAGCCTCAATGGG ACGTTCGTGAATGACGTGCGCATCCCAGACCAGAGATACGTCACGCTGAAGCTCAATGACGTCATCCGGTTTGGCTACG ATCCCAACATGTACGTGCTGGAGCGTGTGCAGCACCGCGTCCCGGAGGAGGCGCTAAGG CACGAGAAGTACACCAGCCAGCTGCAGGTGAGCGTCAAGACCCCCGCGCCCAAGAGAGCTGAGGCTGTGCCAGAACAGGCACCCTACTGCGAGGCCTCGACCCCCAGGCCAGAGCGGGGGGACCGGAGACCAGGGCCAG AGGCGGCCACCTACCGCACCCCGCTGTATGGGCAGCCCTCCTGGTGGGGGGAAGATGATGGGGGCAGCCTACCTGAGGACCGGCACCAGGACGAGCCCTGCCCGG AGCGGCCCAAGGACCTGGCTCAGCAGGACGGTGATCTCACGGGGACGCCGGCCGGCTTCCGGGCCCCTTCGGAGCCTCAGATCTACTCCTTCCGGCGGGAGCCCAGCTACTTCGAGATCCCCACCAAGGAGACGCCGCCCCCGCGGCCCCCAGAGGCTCCAGTGCATGAGGCGCCCACCAGGGACGCGGAgcccggcgggggcggggcgggccccGTGCAGAGCCATGCCTGCTTCACCATCGAGTTTGACGACTGCAGCCCCGGCAAGCTGAAGATCAAGGACCACGTCACCAAGTTCCTGCGCCAGCGGCGGCCCCCAGGCAAGGAGGCCACGCCTGTGGAGGTGGTCTCGGCCGAGACCAAGGTGGCCGACTGGCTGGTGCAGAATGACCCGAGCCTGCTGCCCCGGGCCGGCCCCGGCGACGACCGGCACAGCACCAAGAGTGACCTGCCGGTGCACGCACGCACCCTGAAGG GTCACAAGCATGAGGACGGCACCCAGAGCGACTCAGAGGACCCCCTGGCCAAGGTGGCCGGGGCCCCCGGGGTCCCCGCGGAGGCCAGCGGGGAGCAGGCGCGGCTGCAGAGACAGATCAAGCGGGACCCCCAGGAGCTGCTGCACAACCAGCAGGCCTTCGTCATCGAGTTCTTCGACGAGGACACACCCCGAAAGAAGCGCTCCCAGTCCTTCACGCACACGCCCCCTGGGGACCCCCGGCTCGACCGGCGCCGCGGCCCTGGGCCGGCCGACAGGGACCGCCCGGctgcccccgccccagcccgAGGGACTGGCAGCAGTTCAGGGCCACAGCGGGCTGGCTCGCTCAAGCGGGAGAAGACGGAGGAGCGGCTGGGCAGCCCCTCGCCAGCCACCCGGGCCGCCGCCCGCCCCTTTGGCAGCGTGGGGCGGCGCTCCCGCCTGGCCCAGGACTTTGCAGCCCAGTGTCTGCGGGACAGCTCCCCGGCAGCCCGGCCGGGCCCCGAGAAAGTGCCCCCCACGCTGCCCGCGCCCCTGACGCCCCGTGGGGCCAGCCCCGCAGCCTCCTCCCCTccgccgcccccgcccgccgACCCCCAGGTGACGAAGGCCCGCAAGCAGGAGGAAGACGACAGCCTCAGCGACGCAGGGACCTACACCATCGAGACGGACGCACAGGACCAGGAGGTGGAGGAGGCCCGCAAGATGATTGACCAG GTCTTTGGGGTCCTAGAGTCCCCTGAACTCTCCAGAGCATCCTCGGCCGCCTTCCGCCCAGTCATCAGAGGGGACAGAGAGGAGCTTGGAGACGGGATGGCCCATCGAATGGCCCTGCTGCAGGAGTTTGCCTCCCGGCCCGCGGGCGTGACCCCCCAGGTGGAGCTGCAG GGCCTCCCGGTACCAGGCTCCCCCGGGGGTCAGAAGTGGGTGTCCCGCTGGGCCAGCCTGGCCGACAGCTACTCAGATCCAGGCCTGTCAG AGGACGGCCCTGGGCACAGAGCCGCGGAGCTGGAGGGGATCCCGCCAATGCGGCCACGGCGGCTGCTCCCGCAGCTGCCCAGTGACAGGGCGGACAGCCCCGCCGGCCccgaggtggccaggaggagtgGTCCTGGGCCCCCAGAGGTGGGCAGCGAACAGGCCGGCCTCCTCTTAGGCCAGGAGGACCTGGAGCCTGACAGCCTCAGTGATGCCAGCGGCTCAGACGGTGGGCCGGGCCCCGAGCCGGGCGGGGGCCCCCAGGAGGAAAGACGCAGGAGCCCCCAGGAAGGGCCGGCGTGGACGAGGGGCCGGCGCTCACCGAGGGGCCCTGGGGAGCCAGCCCCCACCTCTTTCTTCATCAGTGACCCAAGCGCAGACGCAGCCCTCCCTAGGAAGGCCCCTGTGGCTCCCGGGCAGGTGGAGGGCCCGGGGCGGGCCCAGCCcagcgcccccgcccccgcccccgcccccgcccccgcccatgACAGCAAGTACGTCAGCACCAGCGGGAGGATGGTCATCCAGCTGcagaccacagggaagcccccagagctTGAGGGCCCTGCCCCAGCACCCACCAAGGAGGCCTTGGCGTTTGTCCGGCAGGAAAGCTTCACCAAGGAGCCGGCCAGCGGCCCCGCGGTGCCCGGCCAGCTGCCCCAGATCCCCAGCCACCCCCTCCTGCAGGACCTGGCCACCACTCGGGCCGCACGCATGGACCTTCACTCTCAGGACACCCACCTGATCTTAAAGGAGACTGAGACGGCGCTGGCCGCCTTGGAGGCCCGACTGCTCTCCAAATCCTTTGAGGAGCCGGAGGGGGGGGTGGGCAGCGCCCCTGGGCCGCCAGAGGACTCCCTGTCTGGGGATTCTGACGTGGACACAGCCAGCACCGTCAGCCTGCTCAGTGGCAAGAATGGGCCCAGCCCAACCGGCTCCCAGCCCTCGGGGCTGCAGAGGGAGAAGCCGCCATCCCCGCCAGCGGCACAGGACCTGGGGGGCGTCAGCCTGAGCAGCGCCCGCGAGCGGCTCTCGGAGAAGCAGCGTCGCCCTCTGGGCCCAGTGGACACGGGCCATGGAGAGCCGGCAAGACGCCTGGCCGCACGGCGTGGCCACGGCCCCCGGGGGTCCCCGGACTGGCCCGCCGAGGACCGCGACTCCAGCCTTGCGCACCCGCCCAGTGCTGACACGGTCACTTCTGACCACGAGACCCCTGGGGCCACGGGGGCAGCTCGGCCAGGGACGCGCCGGAAACCCATGGCCCCACCGCCCCCGACCACCGCTGCCCGGGAGGAGCAAGGCCGAGGCTCAGCTGGCGTCCAGAAGTCGCAGCAGGCACTGACCCGCTCCAACAGCCTGTCCACCCCGCGGGCCACACGGGCCTCCCGGCTGAGGCGGGCCCGGCTGGGGGACGCCTCGGACACAGAAGCAGCAGACGGTGAACGGGGGCCCCCGGCCAACCAGGAGCCCGCGGGGCGGCCGGCGGCCGAGCAGGCCAAGAAGCTGTCCCGCCTGGACATCCTGGCCATGCCCCGGAAGCGGGCTGGCTCCTTCACGGGGCCCAGTGACTCAGAGGCGGCCCCCACCCGCGCCGGCTTCTCCGGCCGCAGCGTCGAGCTGTATTGCCCTGGACGCAAGCCCACCACGATGGCCGAGGCTCGGCCCACTGCCAGGAAGGCTACCAACGCCGCTGCAGTCCCCCGCCAGCCCTTCAGCAGGGCCCGCCCAGGAAGCGCCCGATACTCATCACCCA ACACGCGTCGCCGGCAACAGGGCTCCGATTGCACATCTACTTCTGAGGAGGAGTATGGCTCCCACCACGGCTCCCCTAAACACACACGCTCCCATGCCTCAACAGCCACGCAGACCCCACGGGCTGGCGGCTCCGGCCGGGCGCGACCGAGGGCCCCTGGCCTCCGGGACACGGATGACGAGGGTGAAGAGCCCGATCCCTACGGTTTCATTGTGCAGACGGCCGAGATTGCGGAGATTGCCAG ggccaggcctgggaggAGCCCACAGGGACCCGCCTTCTCTCCCACGGGCTGCAGGCTGAGCCAGACGCTGGTGAAGGATGTGGCCACCCTGGCCCGTGAGATCCACGATGTGGCTGGCGACGGTGACTCCCCAGGCTCCCCGGGGCCCGCCCGCAGCCCCTCCCTCAACAACGTGCCCAGCACTCCTGCCTCCACCATCTCTGCCCGCGAGGAG GTGATCTTCGATAACCTCATGCTGAACCCGGTGTCCCAGCTGTCCCAGGCCATCCGCGAGAACACGGAGCACCTCGCTGAGAAGATGAA GATCCTCTTCCAGAATTCAGGGCGAGCGTGGGAGGACTTGGAGGCCAGGATCAATGCCGAGAACGAGGTGCCCATCCTGAAGACGTCCAATAAG GAGATCAGTTCCATCCTCAAGGAGCTGAGGCGTGTGCAGAAGCAGCTGGAAG ttATCAATGCCATCGTGGACCCCAGCGGGAACCTGGACCTGCTAACCGGAAACCGCGGCCCTGTGGGCTCGGCCCAGGTCGGGAGAGCCCGGCCAGCCGCCCCAGGCCTGTGCTCACCCTCCTCAGCCCTGCCGCCCCGGAGCTTCCCGCAGCGAACGAGCTGCGGGACCCCCGGCCTCCCCGACCCCCCCCTCCGCCCTGACTTCCTCCCGGACGCTGAGAGGTTCCTGATCTAG
- the CEP170B gene encoding centrosomal protein of 170 kDa protein B isoform X2, protein MSAKMSVTSWFLVSSSGTRHRLPRELIFVGRDECELMLQSRSVDKQHAVINYDQDRDEHWVKDLGSLNGTFVNDVRIPDQRYVTLKLNDVIRFGYDPNMYVLERVQHRVPEEALRHEKYTSQLQVSVKTPAPKRAEAVPEQAPYCEASTPRPERGDRRPGPEAATYRTPLYGQPSWWGEDDGGSLPEDRHQDEPCPERPKDLAQQDGDLTGTPAGFRAPSEPQIYSFRREPSYFEIPTKETPPPRPPEAPVHEAPTRDAEPGGGGAGPVQSHACFTIEFDDCSPGKLKIKDHVTKFLRQRRPPGKEATPVEVVSAETKVADWLVQNDPSLLPRAGPGDDRHSTKSDLPVHARTLKGHKHEDGTQSDSEDPLAKVAGAPGVPAEASGEQARLQRQIKRDPQELLHNQQAFVIEFFDEDTPRKKRSQSFTHTPPGDPRLDRRRGPGPADRDRPAAPAPARGTGSSSGPQRAGSLKREKTEERLGSPSPATRAAARPFGSVGRRSRLAQDFAAQCLRDSSPAARPGPEKVPPTLPAPLTPRGASPAASSPPPPPPADPQVTKARKQEEDDSLSDAGTYTIETDAQDQEVEEARKMIDQVFGVLESPELSRASSAAFRPVIRGDREELGDGMAHRMALLQEFASRPAGVTPQVELQGLPVPGSPGGQKWVSRWASLADSYSDPGLSEDGPGHRAAELEGIPPMRPRRLLPQLPSDRADSPAGPEVARRSGPGPPEVGSEQAGLLLGQEDLEPDSLSDASGSDGGPGPEPGGGPQEERRRSPQEGPAWTRGRRSPRGPGEPAPTSFFISDPSADAALPRKAPVAPGQVEGPGRAQPSAPAPAPAPAPAHDSKYVSTSGRMVIQLQTTGKPPELEGPAPAPTKEALAFVRQESFTKEPASGPAVPGQLPQIPSHPLLQDLATTRAARMDLHSQDTHLILKETETALAALEARLLSKSFEEPEGGVGSAPGPPEDSLSGDSDVDTASTVSLLSGKNGPSPTGSQPSGLQREKPPSPPAAQDLGGVSLSSARERLSEKQRRPLGPVDTGHGEPARRLAARRGHGPRGSPDWPAEDRDSSLAHPPSADTVTSDHETPGATGAARPGTRRKPMAPPPPTTAAREEQGRGSAGVQKSQQALTRSNSLSTPRATRASRLRRARLGDASDTEAADGERGPPANQEPAGRPAAEQAKKLSRLDILAMPRKRAGSFTGPSDSEAAPTRAGFSGRSVELYCPGRKPTTMAEARPTARKATNAAAVPRQPFSRARPGSARYSSPNTRRRQQGSDCTSTSEEEYGSHHGSPKHTRSHASTATQTPRAGGSGRARPRAPGLRDTDDEGEEPDPYGFIVQTAEIAEIARLSQTLVKDVATLAREIHDVAGDGDSPGSPGPARSPSLNNVPSTPASTISAREELVQRIPEASLNFQKVPPGSLGPRDLDQNMNDRCEDALANKTRPRNREEVIFDNLMLNPVSQLSQAIRENTEHLAEKMKILFQNSGRAWEDLEARINAENEVPILKTSNKEISSILKELRRVQKQLEVINAIVDPSGNLDLLTGNRGPVGSAQVGRARPAAPGLCSPSSALPPRSFPQRTSCGTPGLPDPPLRPDFLPDAERFLI, encoded by the exons ATGAGCGCCAAGATGAGCGTCACCTCGTGGTTCCTGGTGAGCAGCAGCGGCACCCGCCACCGGCTCCCCCGAGAGCTCATCTTCGTGGGACGAGACGAGTGTGAGCTCATGCTGCAG TCCCGCAGCGTGGACAAGCAGCATGCTGTCATTAACTACGACCAGGACAGGGACGAGCACTGGGTGAAGGACCTGGGCAGCCTCAATGGG ACGTTCGTGAATGACGTGCGCATCCCAGACCAGAGATACGTCACGCTGAAGCTCAATGACGTCATCCGGTTTGGCTACG ATCCCAACATGTACGTGCTGGAGCGTGTGCAGCACCGCGTCCCGGAGGAGGCGCTAAGG CACGAGAAGTACACCAGCCAGCTGCAGGTGAGCGTCAAGACCCCCGCGCCCAAGAGAGCTGAGGCTGTGCCAGAACAGGCACCCTACTGCGAGGCCTCGACCCCCAGGCCAGAGCGGGGGGACCGGAGACCAGGGCCAG AGGCGGCCACCTACCGCACCCCGCTGTATGGGCAGCCCTCCTGGTGGGGGGAAGATGATGGGGGCAGCCTACCTGAGGACCGGCACCAGGACGAGCCCTGCCCGG AGCGGCCCAAGGACCTGGCTCAGCAGGACGGTGATCTCACGGGGACGCCGGCCGGCTTCCGGGCCCCTTCGGAGCCTCAGATCTACTCCTTCCGGCGGGAGCCCAGCTACTTCGAGATCCCCACCAAGGAGACGCCGCCCCCGCGGCCCCCAGAGGCTCCAGTGCATGAGGCGCCCACCAGGGACGCGGAgcccggcgggggcggggcgggccccGTGCAGAGCCATGCCTGCTTCACCATCGAGTTTGACGACTGCAGCCCCGGCAAGCTGAAGATCAAGGACCACGTCACCAAGTTCCTGCGCCAGCGGCGGCCCCCAGGCAAGGAGGCCACGCCTGTGGAGGTGGTCTCGGCCGAGACCAAGGTGGCCGACTGGCTGGTGCAGAATGACCCGAGCCTGCTGCCCCGGGCCGGCCCCGGCGACGACCGGCACAGCACCAAGAGTGACCTGCCGGTGCACGCACGCACCCTGAAGG GTCACAAGCATGAGGACGGCACCCAGAGCGACTCAGAGGACCCCCTGGCCAAGGTGGCCGGGGCCCCCGGGGTCCCCGCGGAGGCCAGCGGGGAGCAGGCGCGGCTGCAGAGACAGATCAAGCGGGACCCCCAGGAGCTGCTGCACAACCAGCAGGCCTTCGTCATCGAGTTCTTCGACGAGGACACACCCCGAAAGAAGCGCTCCCAGTCCTTCACGCACACGCCCCCTGGGGACCCCCGGCTCGACCGGCGCCGCGGCCCTGGGCCGGCCGACAGGGACCGCCCGGctgcccccgccccagcccgAGGGACTGGCAGCAGTTCAGGGCCACAGCGGGCTGGCTCGCTCAAGCGGGAGAAGACGGAGGAGCGGCTGGGCAGCCCCTCGCCAGCCACCCGGGCCGCCGCCCGCCCCTTTGGCAGCGTGGGGCGGCGCTCCCGCCTGGCCCAGGACTTTGCAGCCCAGTGTCTGCGGGACAGCTCCCCGGCAGCCCGGCCGGGCCCCGAGAAAGTGCCCCCCACGCTGCCCGCGCCCCTGACGCCCCGTGGGGCCAGCCCCGCAGCCTCCTCCCCTccgccgcccccgcccgccgACCCCCAGGTGACGAAGGCCCGCAAGCAGGAGGAAGACGACAGCCTCAGCGACGCAGGGACCTACACCATCGAGACGGACGCACAGGACCAGGAGGTGGAGGAGGCCCGCAAGATGATTGACCAG GTCTTTGGGGTCCTAGAGTCCCCTGAACTCTCCAGAGCATCCTCGGCCGCCTTCCGCCCAGTCATCAGAGGGGACAGAGAGGAGCTTGGAGACGGGATGGCCCATCGAATGGCCCTGCTGCAGGAGTTTGCCTCCCGGCCCGCGGGCGTGACCCCCCAGGTGGAGCTGCAG GGCCTCCCGGTACCAGGCTCCCCCGGGGGTCAGAAGTGGGTGTCCCGCTGGGCCAGCCTGGCCGACAGCTACTCAGATCCAGGCCTGTCAG AGGACGGCCCTGGGCACAGAGCCGCGGAGCTGGAGGGGATCCCGCCAATGCGGCCACGGCGGCTGCTCCCGCAGCTGCCCAGTGACAGGGCGGACAGCCCCGCCGGCCccgaggtggccaggaggagtgGTCCTGGGCCCCCAGAGGTGGGCAGCGAACAGGCCGGCCTCCTCTTAGGCCAGGAGGACCTGGAGCCTGACAGCCTCAGTGATGCCAGCGGCTCAGACGGTGGGCCGGGCCCCGAGCCGGGCGGGGGCCCCCAGGAGGAAAGACGCAGGAGCCCCCAGGAAGGGCCGGCGTGGACGAGGGGCCGGCGCTCACCGAGGGGCCCTGGGGAGCCAGCCCCCACCTCTTTCTTCATCAGTGACCCAAGCGCAGACGCAGCCCTCCCTAGGAAGGCCCCTGTGGCTCCCGGGCAGGTGGAGGGCCCGGGGCGGGCCCAGCCcagcgcccccgcccccgcccccgcccccgcccccgcccatgACAGCAAGTACGTCAGCACCAGCGGGAGGATGGTCATCCAGCTGcagaccacagggaagcccccagagctTGAGGGCCCTGCCCCAGCACCCACCAAGGAGGCCTTGGCGTTTGTCCGGCAGGAAAGCTTCACCAAGGAGCCGGCCAGCGGCCCCGCGGTGCCCGGCCAGCTGCCCCAGATCCCCAGCCACCCCCTCCTGCAGGACCTGGCCACCACTCGGGCCGCACGCATGGACCTTCACTCTCAGGACACCCACCTGATCTTAAAGGAGACTGAGACGGCGCTGGCCGCCTTGGAGGCCCGACTGCTCTCCAAATCCTTTGAGGAGCCGGAGGGGGGGGTGGGCAGCGCCCCTGGGCCGCCAGAGGACTCCCTGTCTGGGGATTCTGACGTGGACACAGCCAGCACCGTCAGCCTGCTCAGTGGCAAGAATGGGCCCAGCCCAACCGGCTCCCAGCCCTCGGGGCTGCAGAGGGAGAAGCCGCCATCCCCGCCAGCGGCACAGGACCTGGGGGGCGTCAGCCTGAGCAGCGCCCGCGAGCGGCTCTCGGAGAAGCAGCGTCGCCCTCTGGGCCCAGTGGACACGGGCCATGGAGAGCCGGCAAGACGCCTGGCCGCACGGCGTGGCCACGGCCCCCGGGGGTCCCCGGACTGGCCCGCCGAGGACCGCGACTCCAGCCTTGCGCACCCGCCCAGTGCTGACACGGTCACTTCTGACCACGAGACCCCTGGGGCCACGGGGGCAGCTCGGCCAGGGACGCGCCGGAAACCCATGGCCCCACCGCCCCCGACCACCGCTGCCCGGGAGGAGCAAGGCCGAGGCTCAGCTGGCGTCCAGAAGTCGCAGCAGGCACTGACCCGCTCCAACAGCCTGTCCACCCCGCGGGCCACACGGGCCTCCCGGCTGAGGCGGGCCCGGCTGGGGGACGCCTCGGACACAGAAGCAGCAGACGGTGAACGGGGGCCCCCGGCCAACCAGGAGCCCGCGGGGCGGCCGGCGGCCGAGCAGGCCAAGAAGCTGTCCCGCCTGGACATCCTGGCCATGCCCCGGAAGCGGGCTGGCTCCTTCACGGGGCCCAGTGACTCAGAGGCGGCCCCCACCCGCGCCGGCTTCTCCGGCCGCAGCGTCGAGCTGTATTGCCCTGGACGCAAGCCCACCACGATGGCCGAGGCTCGGCCCACTGCCAGGAAGGCTACCAACGCCGCTGCAGTCCCCCGCCAGCCCTTCAGCAGGGCCCGCCCAGGAAGCGCCCGATACTCATCACCCA ACACGCGTCGCCGGCAACAGGGCTCCGATTGCACATCTACTTCTGAGGAGGAGTATGGCTCCCACCACGGCTCCCCTAAACACACACGCTCCCATGCCTCAACAGCCACGCAGACCCCACGGGCTGGCGGCTCCGGCCGGGCGCGACCGAGGGCCCCTGGCCTCCGGGACACGGATGACGAGGGTGAAGAGCCCGATCCCTACGGTTTCATTGTGCAGACGGCCGAGATTGCGGAGATTGCCAG GCTGAGCCAGACGCTGGTGAAGGATGTGGCCACCCTGGCCCGTGAGATCCACGATGTGGCTGGCGACGGTGACTCCCCAGGCTCCCCGGGGCCCGCCCGCAGCCCCTCCCTCAACAACGTGCCCAGCACTCCTGCCTCCACCATCTCTGCCCGCGAGGAG CTGGTGCAGCGCATCCCCGAGGCCAGCCTCAACTTCCAGAAGGTGCCGCCCGGCTCCCTGGGCCCTCGGGACCTGGACCAGAACATGAACGACCGCTGTGAGGACGCCCTGGCCAATAAGACTCGGCCCCGGAACCGCGAGGAG GTGATCTTCGATAACCTCATGCTGAACCCGGTGTCCCAGCTGTCCCAGGCCATCCGCGAGAACACGGAGCACCTCGCTGAGAAGATGAA GATCCTCTTCCAGAATTCAGGGCGAGCGTGGGAGGACTTGGAGGCCAGGATCAATGCCGAGAACGAGGTGCCCATCCTGAAGACGTCCAATAAG GAGATCAGTTCCATCCTCAAGGAGCTGAGGCGTGTGCAGAAGCAGCTGGAAG ttATCAATGCCATCGTGGACCCCAGCGGGAACCTGGACCTGCTAACCGGAAACCGCGGCCCTGTGGGCTCGGCCCAGGTCGGGAGAGCCCGGCCAGCCGCCCCAGGCCTGTGCTCACCCTCCTCAGCCCTGCCGCCCCGGAGCTTCCCGCAGCGAACGAGCTGCGGGACCCCCGGCCTCCCCGACCCCCCCCTCCGCCCTGACTTCCTCCCGGACGCTGAGAGGTTCCTGATCTAG